The Hymenobacter baengnokdamensis genome includes a region encoding these proteins:
- the dnaG gene encoding DNA primase, with translation MARIPKETVDQIIHTADILEVVGDYVQLKRQGQNYWACCPFHNEKSPSFSVNPSKGLYKCFGCGKAGGIIQFVMDVEGSSYPEALQALAKKYGVAVPEEEERTPEEQLAQNERDSQYIVSNWAKDHYHRLLQNTEEGMSIGYGYLKERGLNLTTIQTFELGYSLDQWDDLLKSATAAGYEQKYLEKTGLVIRREDDQGHDTGRRYDRFRGRVMFPIHNVSGRVVGFGARTLKRDDKMAKYLNSPESEIYHKSDILYGLYQARQPIRNQELCYLVEGYLDVLSLHQGGIRNVVASSGTSLTEGQIRLIKRYTDNVTVLYDGDAAGIKASLRGIDLLLEGGLNVRVVLFPDGDDPDSYIRKVGDQRFTEYIELQSQDFIAFKTTLVAREASHDPVKKAEAIREVLQSIAKVPDGLKRQVFLQQTASVFGFEEQVIITEYNKLLKTRPEGRGGSQPPAVPPAPTAAPRRALTPEEEAEEAMYGVSGGSEAMAGSLSSSAADASDLGQPLDVLMQCEQAVLRLLVLYGPHEVQPEVTVAHYLLSQLDGTPLRTPLYAQLWSECREAFLQGQLPDLRLLAHHPDAAIRSLLADFATERYDLSPNWRIKDIYVPTELNLIQLACDNAILRLNKCHVQRERQQCLAQLNDTRLDDNDQLNALLRYNELTKLDNQLAQMLGTVVARGA, from the coding sequence GTGGCCCGCATCCCTAAAGAAACCGTTGACCAGATTATCCACACCGCCGATATTCTGGAGGTGGTGGGCGACTACGTGCAGCTCAAGCGCCAGGGCCAGAACTACTGGGCCTGCTGCCCGTTTCACAACGAAAAATCACCCTCGTTTTCCGTAAATCCGAGCAAGGGCCTCTATAAGTGCTTTGGCTGCGGCAAGGCCGGCGGCATTATCCAGTTCGTGATGGACGTGGAGGGCAGCAGCTACCCCGAAGCCCTGCAGGCGCTGGCCAAAAAGTACGGCGTGGCCGTGCCCGAAGAAGAGGAGCGCACCCCCGAAGAGCAGCTGGCCCAGAACGAGCGCGACTCGCAGTATATCGTATCCAACTGGGCGAAAGACCATTATCATCGCCTGCTGCAAAATACGGAGGAAGGCATGAGCATCGGCTACGGCTACCTCAAGGAGCGGGGGCTGAACCTGACTACCATCCAGACCTTCGAGCTGGGCTACTCGCTCGACCAGTGGGACGACCTGCTTAAAAGCGCCACGGCGGCCGGCTACGAGCAGAAATATCTCGAAAAAACCGGCCTCGTCATCAGGCGCGAAGACGACCAGGGCCACGACACCGGCCGGCGCTACGACCGCTTCCGGGGCCGCGTGATGTTTCCGATTCACAACGTGAGCGGCCGCGTGGTGGGCTTCGGGGCCCGCACGCTGAAGCGCGACGACAAGATGGCGAAGTACCTCAACTCGCCCGAGTCGGAAATATATCATAAATCAGATATTCTTTACGGGCTCTACCAGGCCCGGCAGCCCATTCGCAATCAGGAGCTGTGCTACCTCGTGGAGGGCTACCTCGACGTGCTGAGTTTGCACCAGGGCGGTATCCGGAACGTGGTGGCCTCGTCGGGCACTTCGCTCACGGAAGGCCAGATTCGCCTCATCAAGCGCTACACCGACAATGTGACGGTGCTCTACGACGGCGATGCGGCCGGTATCAAGGCCAGTCTGCGCGGCATCGACCTGCTGCTCGAGGGTGGCCTGAACGTGCGCGTAGTGCTCTTTCCCGACGGCGACGACCCCGACAGCTACATCCGCAAGGTGGGCGACCAGCGCTTTACGGAATACATCGAGCTGCAAAGCCAGGATTTTATCGCCTTCAAAACCACGCTCGTAGCCCGCGAGGCCAGCCACGACCCGGTGAAGAAGGCCGAGGCCATTCGGGAGGTGCTCCAAAGCATTGCCAAGGTGCCCGACGGCCTCAAGCGCCAGGTGTTTTTGCAGCAGACGGCCAGCGTGTTCGGCTTTGAGGAACAGGTCATTATCACCGAATACAATAAGCTGCTGAAGACCCGGCCCGAAGGTAGGGGCGGCTCGCAGCCGCCCGCCGTGCCGCCCGCCCCAACCGCCGCCCCGCGCCGGGCGCTCACGCCCGAAGAAGAAGCCGAAGAAGCCATGTATGGCGTGTCGGGCGGCTCGGAGGCAATGGCCGGCAGCCTTAGCAGTAGCGCTGCCGACGCCAGCGACCTGGGCCAGCCGCTCGATGTGCTCATGCAGTGCGAGCAGGCCGTGCTGCGGCTACTGGTGCTCTACGGCCCGCACGAGGTGCAGCCCGAGGTAACGGTGGCGCATTATTTACTGAGCCAGCTCGACGGCACGCCGCTGCGTACGCCGCTCTACGCGCAGCTCTGGAGCGAGTGCCGGGAGGCCTTTCTGCAGGGCCAGCTACCCGATTTGCGCCTGCTGGCCCACCACCCCGACGCCGCCATCCGGAGCCTGCTGGCCGATTTTGCGACCGAGCGCTACGACCTGAGCCCCAACTGGCGCATCAAGGATATTTACGTGCCCACCGAGCTCAACTTAATTCAGCTGGCTTGCGATAATGCCATTCTGCGCCTCAACAAGTGCCACGTGCAGCGCGAGCGGCAGCAGTGCCTGGCCCAACTCAACGACACCCGCCTCGATGACAATGACCAGCTTAACGCTCTGCTGCGGTATAATGAGCTCACCAAGCTCGACAACCAGCTGGCCCAGATGCTTGGCACGGTAGTAGCGCGCGGGGCCTAA
- a CDS encoding leucine--tRNA ligase: MPAYRPQELEKKWQDHWQQHNTFRADNDSTKPKYYVLDMFPYPSGAGLHVGHPLGYIASDIVARYQRLQGRNVLHPMGFDSFGLPAEQYAIQTGQHPAVTTEKNIETYIRQLQQLGFSYDWEREVRTSDPDYYKWTQWIFLKLFNSWYNLDTDRAEHIRTLQEKFAESGSAGIRAAGEAEDRHDFTAGQWQSFTEKQKLAAILPYRLAYQQDTYVNWCAALGTVLSNDEVKDGLSERGGYPVERRLMPQWNLRITAYADRLLKGLDTLDWPDAVKEMQRNWIGKSIGAEVSFPVQGHEGTVIKVYTTRVDTIYGATFLVLAPEHELVDTLTTPAQRAAVDEYIAATKRRSERDRMADVKTVSGVFTGAYGLNPVNNEPVPIWLADYVLAGYGTGAVMAVPSGDQRDYLFAKHFDLPIPAISDAQKDLDQQADPTKEGRYINSGIVNGLGYKEATATLIAYLEEKGLGKGKVNFRLRDAIFGRQRYWGEPIPIYYKDGTAYGVAEADLPLVLPEIDEYKPTETGEPPLGRAKDWKYKGQYEFELSTMPGWAGSSWYYLRYMDPHNAERFVGEEAEKYWGQVDLYMGGAEHATGHLLYSRFWYLFLKDLGLVTANEPFQKLINQGMILGVSELATRLIAQVDPDIFEVSENDSHPSLGINVNNKYHEVQLLGPSSNVLISADAKHLFETVTPEVAYDSSGEPYIPQDASSFVYQRIYIPIEFTSNSTVDTIAYSQSNSMLKDTVFVCKGGFWQFGVFTTFDAIKSDNTGSQFKTEPTVEKMSKSKYNVVNPTELIDKFGADALRLYEMFLGPLEQFKPWNTNGISGVATFLKKFWRLFHPEDGPLAVTDEPASPAELKALHRVIQKVAQDIEKFSFNTSVSTFMIAVNELTALGTHKRAILEPLVILLSPFAPHLAEELWEELGHASGSISHAAYPEFREEYLVEANVTYPVAINGKVRDQRQFAATATAAEIETAILASDFLSRFGEGKAVKKVVVVPGRMVNVVV, from the coding sequence ATGCCCGCGTACCGCCCCCAAGAGCTTGAAAAAAAGTGGCAAGACCACTGGCAGCAGCACAATACCTTCCGCGCCGACAACGACTCCACGAAGCCCAAATATTACGTACTCGATATGTTTCCCTACCCCTCCGGGGCGGGGCTGCACGTGGGCCACCCGCTGGGGTACATTGCCTCCGACATCGTGGCGCGCTACCAGCGCCTGCAAGGGCGTAATGTGCTGCACCCGATGGGCTTCGACTCCTTTGGCCTGCCCGCCGAGCAGTACGCCATCCAGACCGGCCAGCACCCGGCCGTGACCACCGAGAAGAACATCGAAACCTACATCCGGCAGCTCCAGCAGCTGGGCTTCAGCTACGACTGGGAGCGCGAGGTACGCACTTCCGACCCCGACTACTACAAGTGGACGCAGTGGATTTTCCTCAAGCTCTTCAATAGCTGGTACAACCTCGACACCGACCGCGCCGAGCACATCCGCACCCTGCAGGAGAAGTTTGCCGAGAGCGGTAGCGCCGGCATCCGCGCGGCCGGCGAAGCCGAGGACCGCCACGACTTCACGGCCGGCCAGTGGCAGAGCTTTACCGAGAAGCAGAAGCTCGCCGCCATTCTCCCCTATCGGCTGGCGTATCAGCAGGATACCTACGTGAACTGGTGCGCCGCGCTGGGCACCGTGCTCAGCAACGACGAGGTAAAAGACGGCCTCTCGGAGCGCGGCGGCTACCCCGTCGAGCGCCGCCTCATGCCGCAGTGGAACCTGCGCATCACGGCCTACGCCGACCGCCTGCTCAAGGGCCTCGATACCCTCGACTGGCCCGACGCCGTGAAGGAGATGCAGCGCAACTGGATTGGCAAAAGCATCGGGGCCGAGGTCAGCTTCCCGGTGCAGGGCCACGAAGGTACTGTCATTAAAGTATATACGACCCGCGTCGATACCATCTACGGTGCTACCTTCCTGGTGCTGGCCCCCGAGCACGAGCTGGTCGATACCCTCACCACGCCCGCCCAGCGCGCCGCGGTGGATGAGTATATCGCCGCCACCAAGCGCCGCTCGGAGCGCGACCGTATGGCCGACGTCAAAACCGTGTCGGGCGTGTTTACCGGCGCGTATGGCCTGAACCCGGTCAACAACGAGCCCGTGCCCATCTGGCTGGCCGATTACGTGCTGGCCGGCTACGGCACCGGCGCCGTAATGGCCGTACCCAGCGGCGACCAGCGCGACTATCTCTTTGCCAAACACTTCGACCTGCCCATCCCAGCCATTTCGGACGCCCAAAAGGACCTCGACCAGCAGGCCGACCCCACCAAGGAAGGCCGCTACATCAACTCGGGCATCGTCAACGGCCTGGGCTACAAGGAAGCCACCGCCACCCTCATCGCCTACCTCGAAGAGAAGGGCCTGGGCAAGGGCAAGGTGAATTTCCGCCTGCGCGACGCCATTTTTGGCCGCCAGCGCTACTGGGGCGAGCCCATCCCGATTTACTACAAAGACGGCACCGCCTACGGTGTGGCCGAGGCCGACCTGCCGCTCGTGCTCCCCGAAATCGACGAGTACAAGCCCACCGAAACCGGCGAGCCGCCCCTGGGCCGCGCTAAAGACTGGAAGTACAAGGGCCAGTACGAGTTCGAGCTGAGCACCATGCCCGGCTGGGCTGGCTCCAGCTGGTACTACCTCCGCTACATGGACCCGCACAACGCCGAGCGCTTTGTGGGCGAAGAAGCCGAGAAATACTGGGGCCAGGTAGACCTCTACATGGGCGGCGCCGAGCACGCCACCGGCCACCTGCTCTACTCCCGCTTCTGGTACCTGTTTTTGAAGGATTTGGGTTTGGTCACGGCCAACGAGCCGTTCCAAAAGCTTATAAATCAGGGGATGATTTTGGGGGTTTCGGAGTTGGCAACCCGCTTAATTGCACAAGTTGACCCTGATATTTTTGAAGTTTCTGAAAACGATTCGCATCCTTCGTTGGGTATTAATGTTAACAATAAATACCATGAGGTGCAATTACTTGGGCCTTCATCCAACGTTTTGATAAGTGCGGATGCGAAGCATCTTTTTGAAACCGTGACTCCAGAAGTCGCCTATGATAGCAGCGGAGAACCTTACATTCCTCAAGACGCTTCGAGCTTCGTTTACCAGAGGATTTATATTCCGATTGAATTCACGTCTAATTCCACTGTAGACACAATTGCTTACAGCCAATCTAATTCTATGCTCAAAGACACCGTCTTTGTCTGTAAAGGGGGTTTTTGGCAATTTGGTGTTTTCACAACTTTTGACGCCATCAAATCTGACAATACCGGTAGTCAATTCAAGACTGAGCCGACAGTCGAGAAAATGTCAAAGTCAAAATACAATGTTGTTAACCCAACGGAGTTAATTGACAAATTCGGCGCTGACGCCCTGCGCCTCTACGAGATGTTCCTCGGCCCACTGGAGCAATTCAAGCCCTGGAATACCAACGGCATCAGCGGCGTAGCCACCTTCCTCAAGAAGTTCTGGCGACTCTTCCACCCCGAAGACGGCCCCCTCGCCGTGACCGACGAGCCCGCCAGCCCCGCCGAGCTGAAGGCCCTGCACCGCGTCATCCAAAAGGTGGCCCAGGATATTGAGAAGTTCAGCTTCAATACCAGCGTCAGCACCTTCATGATTGCCGTGAACGAGCTAACGGCCCTCGGCACCCACAAACGCGCCATCCTGGAGCCGCTGGTTATCCTGCTCTCGCCCTTCGCCCCCCACCTGGCCGAAGAGCTGTGGGAAGAGTTAGGCCACGCCTCGGGCAGCATCAGCCACGCCGCCTACCCCGAGTTCCGCGAAGAATACCTGGTCGAAGCCAACGTGACTTACCCCGTAGCCATCAACGGCAAGGTGCGCGACCAGCGCCAGTTTGCCGCCACCGCCACCGCCGCCGAAATCGAAACCGCGATTCTGGCATCGGATTTTCTGAGCCGCTTCGGCGAGGGCAAAGCGGTGAAGAAAGTAGTGGTAGTGCCCGGCCGTATGGTGAACGTGGTGGTGTAA
- a CDS encoding potassium channel family protein — MLKQLDLSRLWLALGLLVLSFVVGVAGFMTLEHYRFIDAFYMTVITASTVGFGEVHPLSDIGRLFTSFYILFNLLIVAYLVSVLTTYIFDGELRHLFRMIRTDQEIKSFRDHVIVCGFGRNGYKAYDELRHSGTRAVVVEQSQELLTAANNAIGHHIPAVFGDATTEGALRQAGIEHARALITALPKDADNVFVALTARELNPNVLIIARASARSSVSKLISAGANSVVMPDEIGGSHMANLVIRPEVIRFLDMISGLDPNKLRLEELSFGELKPSLRGQSIRELDVRSRSGATVIALRRGESGELEVSPAADYRPVAGDVLLVLGNETQIQAVHRQFK, encoded by the coding sequence ATGCTTAAACAACTCGACCTTTCACGCCTGTGGCTGGCCTTGGGCCTGCTGGTCCTCAGCTTTGTAGTGGGCGTGGCGGGCTTCATGACGCTGGAGCACTACCGCTTTATCGACGCCTTTTACATGACGGTGATAACCGCCTCCACGGTGGGCTTCGGGGAGGTGCATCCGCTGTCCGATATTGGTCGGTTATTCACCTCTTTTTATATATTATTTAACTTGTTGATAGTGGCCTACCTCGTGTCGGTGCTCACTACCTACATTTTTGATGGCGAGCTGCGCCACCTTTTTCGCATGATTCGCACCGACCAGGAAATCAAGAGCTTTCGCGACCACGTCATTGTCTGCGGCTTCGGGCGCAACGGGTATAAGGCCTACGACGAGCTGCGTCACAGCGGCACCCGCGCCGTGGTAGTAGAGCAAAGCCAGGAGCTGCTGACGGCGGCCAACAACGCCATCGGCCACCACATTCCGGCCGTGTTTGGCGATGCCACCACCGAGGGCGCGCTGCGCCAGGCTGGCATTGAGCACGCACGGGCCCTCATCACGGCCCTGCCCAAAGATGCCGATAATGTGTTTGTGGCGCTCACCGCCCGCGAGCTGAACCCCAACGTGCTCATTATTGCCCGCGCCAGCGCCCGCAGCAGCGTCAGCAAGCTCATTTCGGCCGGCGCCAACTCGGTGGTGATGCCCGATGAAATCGGTGGCTCCCACATGGCCAACCTCGTCATCCGGCCCGAAGTAATTCGCTTTCTGGACATGATTTCGGGCCTCGACCCCAACAAGCTGCGCCTCGAAGAGCTGTCGTTTGGCGAGCTTAAGCCCAGCCTGCGCGGGCAGAGCATCCGGGAGCTCGACGTGCGCTCGCGCAGCGGAGCCACCGTGATTGCCCTGCGCCGGGGCGAAAGCGGCGAGCTGGAAGTAAGCCCCGCCGCCGACTACCGCCCCGTGGCTGGCGACGTACTGCTGGTGCTCGGCAACGAAACCCAGATTCAGGCGGTGCATCGGCAGTTTAAGTAA
- a CDS encoding glycosyltransferase family 4 protein, with amino-acid sequence MQIAVTTRFLLPGGQLEGLGRFTAETLRQLVQQQPECTFHFLFDRAYDPAYLFGPNVVPHVLHPPARHPLLMIAWYEGAVAWWLRQHRPAALLSPEGFTVLGTSVPRVMVLHDLAYIHRPADMHALIRRYYAYFIPRFARAVEQLVAVSEATREDVARQYGVAASGIKVAYNAPAAHFQPQSAQAQGAVRDRFSQGQPYFLFVGALHQRKNLGNLLRAFALFKAQAGQSDPTKLLIVGREAWRAGPIFAAYKSLPPAVQAAVHFTGRVGEPELAGLYAAALATVYVPFFEGFGLPVVEAQASGCPVVTSTVSSLPEVAGGPGSALLCDPAQPAEIAAALTQLSRDAALRARLQAAGLANAARFSWARSANVLWQAVQQAIQTMPTPA; translated from the coding sequence ATGCAGATAGCCGTTACCACCCGTTTTTTATTGCCCGGCGGCCAGCTCGAGGGCCTGGGCCGCTTCACGGCCGAAACCCTGCGGCAGCTGGTGCAGCAGCAGCCTGAGTGCACGTTTCACTTTCTTTTTGACCGGGCCTATGACCCGGCCTATCTGTTTGGGCCCAATGTAGTGCCGCACGTGCTGCACCCCCCGGCGCGGCACCCGCTCCTGATGATAGCCTGGTACGAAGGCGCGGTGGCTTGGTGGCTGCGGCAGCACCGCCCGGCGGCGCTGCTCTCGCCCGAGGGCTTTACGGTGCTGGGTACCAGCGTGCCCCGCGTAATGGTGCTTCACGACCTGGCCTACATTCATCGGCCCGCCGACATGCACGCCCTGATACGGCGCTACTACGCTTACTTTATTCCGCGCTTTGCCCGCGCCGTGGAGCAGCTGGTGGCCGTGTCGGAAGCCACGCGGGAGGATGTTGCGCGGCAGTATGGCGTAGCAGCCAGTGGCATTAAAGTAGCTTACAACGCCCCGGCCGCGCATTTTCAGCCGCAGTCGGCCCAAGCGCAGGGAGCGGTGCGGGACAGGTTTAGCCAGGGGCAGCCGTATTTTTTGTTTGTGGGAGCGCTGCACCAGCGTAAAAACCTGGGCAACCTCCTGCGGGCGTTTGCGCTATTTAAGGCGCAGGCCGGGCAAAGCGACCCCACCAAGCTGCTGATTGTGGGGCGCGAGGCGTGGCGGGCCGGACCAATTTTCGCGGCTTATAAAAGCCTGCCGCCGGCCGTGCAGGCGGCCGTGCACTTCACGGGCCGGGTAGGCGAGCCCGAGCTGGCTGGCTTGTATGCCGCCGCGCTGGCTACCGTGTATGTGCCTTTTTTTGAAGGGTTTGGCTTGCCGGTGGTAGAGGCGCAGGCCAGCGGCTGCCCGGTAGTTACCTCCACGGTATCGTCGCTGCCCGAGGTGGCGGGCGGCCCCGGCAGCGCCCTGCTCTGCGACCCTGCCCAGCCCGCCGAGATAGCTGCGGCCCTCACGCAGCTGAGCCGCGACGCGGCGCTGCGCGCGCGCCTGCAAGCCGCCGGCCTGGCCAACGCAGCCCGCTTTTCGTGGGCCCGTAGCGCCAACGTGCTGTGGCAGGCCGTGCAGCAAGCCATTCAGACGATGCCCACGCCAGCGTAG
- a CDS encoding type II toxin-antitoxin system RelE/ParE family toxin, with protein MSFEIISSIRFDRFIKRLAKKYVSMPDDFARLLVELRNNPQTGEPLGRDCYKVRMSIAAKNKGKSGGARVITCVKIVGETVFLLTIYDKSEQESISDSERDELLRENGLL; from the coding sequence ATGAGCTTCGAAATAATATCCTCGATTAGGTTCGACCGGTTTATCAAGCGGCTGGCGAAGAAATACGTCAGTATGCCGGATGACTTTGCTCGATTGCTGGTAGAGTTGCGGAATAACCCGCAAACCGGCGAGCCATTGGGCCGCGACTGCTACAAGGTGCGCATGAGCATTGCCGCCAAAAACAAAGGGAAAAGCGGGGGCGCCAGGGTAATCACCTGCGTTAAAATCGTCGGCGAAACGGTATTCCTGCTCACGATTTATGATAAATCTGAACAGGAATCTATTTCGGATAGCGAGCGCGACGAGCTATTGCGCGAAAACGGATTGCTGTAA
- a CDS encoding LLM class flavin-dependent oxidoreductase: MADSLKQVAFSVLDLAPILAGATPTDTFRNTLHLAQAVEKLGYTRFWLSEHHNMASVASSSPVVLIGYVAGGTTTLRVGSGGIMLPNHAPLVVAEQMGTLATLYPGRIDLGLGRAPGSDQRTAQAIRGSRMGGAQDFPHDIQQLQAYFSASNSSSAVRAIPGEGLDIPIYILGSSTDSAYLAAALGLPYAFASHFAPAQLLPALEIYRQNFRPSAALAQPYVIACVNVIAADTDERAAYLSTSLQQFMQSVVTGRPAPLPPPVESMRPLWVPGGQQAVQQMLAYSFVGSQATIQQDLQEFIAQTQVDELMATTNIFDQQARIHSYQLLAGALQALAPQPAGELALR, from the coding sequence ATGGCAGATTCTCTTAAGCAAGTAGCTTTCTCCGTGTTGGATTTGGCCCCCATCCTGGCCGGCGCTACGCCTACCGATACCTTTCGCAATACCCTGCACCTGGCGCAGGCCGTCGAAAAGCTGGGCTACACCCGCTTCTGGCTTTCCGAGCACCACAACATGGCCAGCGTAGCCAGCTCTTCGCCGGTGGTGCTGATTGGCTACGTCGCGGGCGGCACTACCACGCTGCGCGTAGGCTCGGGCGGCATTATGCTGCCCAACCACGCCCCGCTGGTGGTGGCCGAGCAAATGGGCACGCTGGCCACGCTCTACCCCGGCCGTATCGACCTGGGCCTGGGCCGCGCGCCCGGCTCCGACCAGCGTACGGCCCAGGCCATCAGGGGCAGCCGGATGGGCGGGGCGCAGGATTTTCCGCACGACATTCAGCAGCTGCAAGCTTATTTCTCGGCCAGCAATAGCAGCAGCGCGGTGCGCGCCATTCCGGGCGAGGGGCTGGATATTCCGATTTATATCCTCGGCTCCAGTACCGATAGCGCTTACCTGGCGGCTGCGCTGGGTTTGCCCTACGCCTTCGCCAGCCACTTCGCCCCGGCCCAGCTGCTGCCGGCGCTGGAGATTTACCGCCAGAACTTCCGGCCCTCGGCCGCCCTGGCCCAGCCCTACGTCATTGCCTGCGTAAACGTGATTGCGGCCGATACTGACGAGCGGGCCGCTTACCTCTCCACCTCGCTCCAGCAGTTTATGCAGAGCGTCGTCACGGGCCGGCCGGCCCCGTTGCCGCCGCCCGTCGAGTCGATGCGCCCGCTGTGGGTGCCCGGCGGCCAGCAGGCCGTGCAGCAGATGCTGGCCTATTCTTTCGTGGGCAGCCAGGCTACCATTCAGCAGGATTTGCAGGAGTTTATCGCCCAAACCCAGGTCGATGAGCTGATGGCCACGACCAACATCTTCGACCAGCAGGCGCGCATTCACTCGTATCAGCTGCTGGCCGGGGCGCTGCAAGCGCTGGCCCCGCAGCCGGCCGGCGAGCTGGCTTTGCGCTAG
- a CDS encoding S9 family peptidase, with the protein MKNLLPFLTALALPLTSPAQTAPRPLNLTDLARMRDVADPNLSPDGAWVTYTVTRVDTTTDKRDADIWMARTDGSQNLRVTTNPASETHPRFSPDGKYLSFISGRNEEEGGNAQLWLLNRAGGEAEKVTRLKGSVADYVWSPDGQRIALIIKDADPDSLTAAQKAKKKTPPPIVIDRFQFKQDVEGYLNNQRQHLYVFDVATRRLVNLTPGQYDESLPAWSPDSKQLVFSSKRGPDPDRHDNYDLFLIDAQPGATARPLLTTDVPESAPNYGSRPAWSPDGRRIAFVQGGPKEQLVYALHQLMVVEVAGGPARALTAGLDRNTTHPQWSADGKSVYFLLEDDRAESLMRVPAAGGKIEKVLAGPREIGAYDLARNGQLTVLSSQPQEPNEVFALDKKGALRPLSRQNDTWLKGVSLGAVEPIQTKSKDGTLVSGFLIKPVGYQAGRKYPTILRIHGGPVAQFGYGFSFEWQYFAANGYAVVVANPRGSSGRGLEYSKAIYADWGNKDTDDVLAVVDYAVAQGLADPDRLGVGGWSYGGIMTDQVIARDQRFKAAVSGASIANVLAGYGTDQYIRDYETELGTPWKNPDVYMRVSYPFYHADRIKTPTLFVCGEKDFNVPLLNTEQMYQALKSLNVPTQLVIYPGQFHGVTTPSYVKDRYVRYLSWYNKYLMPKGSAMGSTAGGQ; encoded by the coding sequence ATGAAAAACCTGCTACCCTTCCTCACTGCGCTGGCCCTGCCGCTGACCAGCCCCGCCCAAACCGCGCCGCGCCCGCTCAACCTCACCGACCTGGCCCGAATGCGCGACGTGGCCGACCCTAACCTCTCACCCGATGGTGCCTGGGTGACTTATACGGTAACGCGCGTAGATACCACCACCGACAAGCGCGACGCCGATATTTGGATGGCCCGCACCGATGGCTCGCAAAACCTGCGCGTCACTACCAACCCGGCCAGCGAAACCCACCCGCGCTTCAGCCCCGATGGCAAATACCTGAGCTTCATCTCGGGCCGCAACGAGGAAGAGGGTGGCAACGCCCAGCTCTGGCTGCTCAACCGCGCCGGCGGCGAGGCCGAGAAAGTAACCAGGCTTAAGGGCAGCGTGGCCGACTACGTGTGGAGCCCCGATGGCCAGCGCATCGCCTTGATTATTAAGGATGCCGACCCCGATTCGCTCACGGCTGCCCAGAAAGCCAAGAAGAAAACACCTCCGCCCATCGTCATCGACCGCTTCCAGTTCAAGCAGGATGTGGAGGGCTACCTGAATAATCAGCGTCAGCACCTCTACGTGTTCGACGTGGCCACGCGCCGCCTCGTGAATCTTACGCCGGGCCAGTACGACGAAAGCCTGCCCGCCTGGAGCCCCGATAGCAAGCAGCTCGTTTTCAGCAGCAAGCGCGGCCCCGACCCCGACCGCCACGACAACTACGACCTTTTTTTAATTGACGCGCAGCCCGGCGCCACGGCCCGGCCGCTGCTGACAACCGACGTACCTGAGAGCGCCCCCAACTACGGCAGCCGCCCCGCCTGGAGCCCCGATGGCCGCCGCATCGCCTTTGTGCAGGGCGGCCCCAAAGAGCAGCTCGTGTACGCCCTGCACCAGCTCATGGTAGTCGAGGTGGCCGGCGGCCCCGCCCGCGCCCTCACGGCCGGCCTCGACCGCAATACCACGCATCCGCAGTGGTCGGCCGATGGCAAAAGCGTTTATTTTCTGCTCGAAGACGACCGCGCCGAGTCCTTGATGCGGGTGCCGGCTGCGGGAGGGAAAATAGAAAAGGTGCTAGCCGGCCCGCGCGAAATTGGCGCTTACGACCTGGCCCGCAACGGCCAGCTAACCGTGCTCAGCAGCCAGCCGCAAGAGCCCAATGAAGTATTCGCCCTGGATAAAAAAGGGGCGCTGCGCCCGCTTTCCCGGCAAAATGACACCTGGCTGAAAGGAGTTTCGCTCGGCGCAGTCGAGCCCATTCAGACCAAGAGCAAGGACGGCACGCTGGTGAGCGGCTTCCTCATCAAGCCCGTTGGCTACCAGGCCGGGCGTAAATACCCGACCATTCTGCGCATTCACGGCGGGCCGGTAGCGCAGTTTGGCTACGGCTTTTCGTTTGAGTGGCAATACTTTGCCGCCAACGGCTACGCCGTGGTCGTGGCCAACCCGCGCGGCAGCTCGGGCCGGGGCCTGGAATACAGCAAAGCCATCTACGCCGACTGGGGCAATAAGGACACCGACGACGTGCTGGCCGTGGTAGACTACGCCGTGGCGCAGGGCCTGGCCGACCCCGACCGCCTCGGCGTGGGCGGCTGGAGCTACGGCGGCATCATGACCGACCAGGTTATCGCCCGCGACCAGCGCTTCAAGGCGGCCGTGAGCGGCGCCAGCATCGCTAACGTGCTGGCCGGCTACGGCACCGACCAGTACATCCGCGACTACGAAACCGAGCTGGGCACGCCCTGGAAAAACCCCGATGTGTACATGCGGGTGTCGTACCCTTTCTACCACGCCGACCGCATCAAAACCCCCACGCTTTTCGTGTGCGGCGAGAAGGATTTTAACGTGCCCCTGCTCAACACCGAGCAGATGTACCAGGCCCTCAAAAGCCTGAACGTGCCCACGCAATTGGTTATCTACCCCGGCCAGTTTCACGGCGTCACGACGCCCAGCTACGTCAAGGACCGCTACGTGCGCTACCTGAGCTGGTATAATAAGTACCTGATGCCTAAAGGCTCGGCAATGGGCAGCACGGCCGGCGGACAGTAA